DNA from Lactobacillus johnsonii:
GTTGTCTTCTTCTTAATTAAGTTAGTTAATAAAATTACACCTAAAAAAGAAGTTGAAGATGATCCAGCTCCAACTAACGAAGAAATATACCTTCGTCAAATTCGTGACTTATTGCAAGAAAAGAATAAATAACTCAATATTTTTTATCATCTAAATATATAAGAAAAAGCACCCATGGCTTCTTGTTTATCAATTGAAGTCACAGGTGCTTTTTATATCAAGATAGACCTAATTTTTCTTAAAATTAATTGTTTGTACTTTATCACCCGACGTAATAGATCCTTTTTGAACGGGGGAGATCGAATCAATTAAGTCCATATTAGTATAAACAACAATTACTGAATCATCACGGCCACTATCAGTAATCTGTTTTAAATCCATAGTTCCAAGTATTTGACCGGCTGTCACATGATCACCTTTTTGAATTCTCATTTCAAAAGGTGATCCTTCTAATTCAACGGTATCAATACCTAAGTGTACTAGAATCTCTAACCCTTCTTTGGTTTTAATCCCAATTGCATGTTTAGTAGGGAATAAAGTGGATATATCACCCTCCACAGGTGAATGAACTTCTCCACTAGTAGGCTTAATAGCGTAACCATCACCTAACATTTTAGTAGAAAAAACATCATCTTTTACATCAGTAATAGGTATTAGTTCACCATCAACAGCAGCCTCTACTTCTAGTCCTTTATTTTTTTTCTTAAAAAAATCAAACATTTTCCTAACCTCTTAACCCTTTTAATCCAATCAACCCTAGCAAAAGGATGCAAAAAATATACAAAATAGTGCTGACAAGAATAGTAGCCTTAAAATATGACACAGTAACATTATTATTTTTTGAGCCTTGTAAAGCGCGTAGTCCGAAAAGACATAATAATGAACAGATAATATTACCCACAAATAATTGACAAAAGAACTGCCAAATATAAAAAGTCTTTAACGTTTTTATATTGTTAACTAATTTACTTTTATTTATCCAGCAATAATACCCTAAGAGAAAATCAGTAATATCAACAATTACAGAAATCGCTACTGCTGGCTGATTGTGCATCATATCTGCTAAACTTGCTTTTTCCATCACTATTCTAAACTCGAGAAGAGCCCAATAAAGTAGTGGAGCAACAAATAAAATAATTGAGTACCATTTTAAAATAGAACGAGTATTTAAGTGCAAACGTTCCATAATCTGATCACAAAAATCAGCTACTTTATTCTTCGTCGTAGTCCACATAGTCTATTCCTCTCTTTTGCATCTCCCACTGACAGTAGTTAGCAATTAAAAGATCAATGAAGGTATAGGCTGGACTAAAGGTGTCATTAGCAGACTCTTCTCCCCCAAAAACTTTTTGGAATTTCAAGGTACGAAAGAAGAAACTATAATCTGCTAGCGATACCAACTGTGTTGGTTTTAGAGTAGTAAATGATACCATCGTTATTTTGTTATTTAGGAGTTTTATCTTACTGATTTCATCGCGAATTTGAATGTTATCTCCGCTATAAGAAATTATAAACAACATATCTCCTGTTACAGCTCGCCGACTTACAATTCTTAATTCTTCAATCGCAGATGGCAGGATTACAGCTCTTTTCCCAATCATAAATAATTCATGAGCTAAATATTTTGCTATTAGTTCTTGAGACCATCCAGTTGAATATAAATAAATTGTATTCGCACCTTCAATATCAGAAAAAATCTTTTCTAAATCTAATGTGTTATAGTACTTTAGCACCTCTTGATTTGCATTCTCTACTTCAGTTGCAATATCAATAATATTCATTTTCTTTTCATGACTTAAATCCGATAATTCAAATCGTAATTCACTATATCCAGATAAACCAATTTTTTTACATAATCTAAAAATTGATGATTCTGATACATATAGTTTTTGAGCCAATTTTGATAAACTTAAATGACTGCATAAGGTGGGATTTGAAAACAAAAATCTAATAATTTCTTTTTCGGATTCACTTAACTCGCCACTTTTTTCCCAGACACGTCGTTTCAAGTTAGCCATTATTATGTTCATCCCCCTACTAATGTAAGCGTTATGTAATTACACTAGTAGCATAACATAATAATAAGCTTATCAGCGCATGGAAATACTACATATTTTCCTTCATCTTATCAATAATATTTTCTGCATTTAAGCCAATAACAATATCAATTTCGTTATCTTTATGAGTAATATCATGTGCTCCAAGATCTTTGAATTGTTTGCTATCAGCCACTTTAGAAGGATCGTATACTTCAACTCTAATTCTAGTTGAACAAGGTGTTAACTTCTTAATATTGTCACGTCCACCTAGTAAGTCAATGAAACCAATTGCTTGTTCGACCTCTGGATCTTGTTCTTGACTTACTTTGGCATCATGACCAGCATTTTCCATCAAGCTCTGCATTCTTTCCAAAACTTGAGCAACATCAAGACCAACAATAACTTGAATAGCTTTTCCATGGTGAACCACATTAACAGCTTTATTAGCCTTAAATTGTGCATCAGAACCTAATTTTTCTGGATCTTTAACCGTTACACGTAAACGTGTAGCACAAGATGATAGTTCTTCAATGTTATTTGGACCACCTAATAGATCTAAGTAAGCCTGAGCTCTAGCAATATAAGGATCATTAGCATCAACACCTGTTGCTTGTTGAGCAGCTTTTTGTTGAGCCATCTTTTCTTTATATTCTTTCTTATTGATTAATTTAACATCTTCATCATCAGCTTCACGTCCTGGAGTTACATAGTTAAATTTTTCAATCATTATCTTAAAAATAAAGTAAGTAATAAAACCAAATACAATCCCAACAATGAATTGCATTACATAAATGTGCCAGTGATGTGCCCAAAGTGGAAGCCAATTCATTGAAGCAATACCAATTGCACCATCTGACATAAGTCCTCTTAAACCGAAACACCACATAACCGTATTCATAGTAGCAGCCATAACTGAATATACAATCCAAAGTACTGGAGCTGCGAATAAATAAGTAAAGTCAATTGGTTCAGTGATACCAGCAAAAACAGAAGTTAAGGCTGCTGGGATAAGTAATGCTGAAGTCTGTTTCTTTTTATTTTTCTTGGCAGTTGCATAGAATGCCCAACAAATAAATGGTACTAAGAAAACTTTTTCATTACCGTAAAGTTGGAATCCTTCTACAGAAGCAATTTGTGATAAAGGTTTTGTACTTGCAGCATATTCAGTCAAGTGCTTTAACCAATATGGTTGAAGCCCTCCAGCAACAACAGCTGGTCCAAATTGGAACGGAATATATACCAAGTGATGAAGGCCAGTAGGAATTAAGACACGGTTCAAAAATGAGTAAATCCAAATACCAACAAATCCACTACTTACAATAAATTGTTGCATACTGTTAATACCTAATTGTACTTTAGGCCAAATTAAACAAGTTAAAAATGCAACTGGAATCATTACAAAGAATCCTAAGAAGTAAACATACGTTGACCCCTGGAAAGTTCCAAGCCATTCTGGCAATTTTTTATCAAAGTAATGATTATGTAAATAAACAACAATACCAGCAATAATTAAAGAGAAAACAATGTTAGTATCTAAAGTCTTGATACCAGCAATTTCAGTTAAACCACCATTAGTAGCATTAGCAGTAATTTGAATCTTATTAAAGTTTGGTACACCAAAGAACGCACCCCAGTGACTCAACATAGCTCCAACGAAATAGTTAAAAGTTAAGTAAGTAATGAGGGCTTCCATTGCGGCACGACTTCTTGATTTGTTAGCTAAACCAATAGGTAATCCAACCACAAAAAGCAAACATTCTTGATTAAAAACTGTCCAACCACCGGCAGAAATAGTGTCCCATACTTTATACCACCCAGTTGTAGGATTAGCTAAGGAGCCAAAAAGTGTTGCATTATTAAATAGACTTCCTAAAGCCACCACAATACCGGCAAATGAGAAAAGTAAGACAGGTACGAACATAGCGGCCCCAAATCTTTGTAGTTTCTGCATCATAATTCATTCACCTCACAAAAAGAAGGACTTATTAAACTACCAGATTAACAAGTCCTCCTTTAATAAATTCCTATCTATTAAGTTTCTATTTTAGTTCTGGCCAGTAAGGCTTGTTTTCTGGAATCATATCATCAAGTATCTTCTTAGCAACAAGTGCATCTGGAACAGTCTTATTAAGTGCAAATGCTTCCCACATCTTTTCATAAGAGTGTTGTTCATATGCATCAACAACCAATTTTTCACAGGTTTGTTGTTCCATCATCAATCCTCTTTGGAAAATTCCGGCCTTACCAGTTGCCATCGGTTCAACACCATGTGAAGTAAATAAGCATGGAACTTCAACAATTGAATCAGGATCCATATTTGAAATAGCACCATTATTAGGGATGTTGGCTAAGAACTTTTCACCAGTGTTATAGGCAATCGCATGACAAATATCGACAATGTATTCTGAGTGAGTCGCATTACGATCCCACATATTATTTTCTGCAGTACCTTCCTTAACAATTCGCTCACATTCACCAAAGACAATCTTTTGACGATATTCACGAATTTCATCAGTACGAGTATGATGCGGATCGGCATTCTTAACTTCGTATTGTGGATAGTAATAATACTGCATGTAAGTATTTGGTAAAGTATTTGGTTCCAAAGCGTAGCAATCAGCTGCCTTCTTAAAGGTTGCTTCCCAACTAGGTTCAGTATCTTTATCAAAATCGCCGCCTACCCAGTAGCCATTCTTTGAAACATACTTCTTAAGTTCTGGCATTAAATCTTTACCAGTCTTCTTGTCCCAAACACCTTTCCACCAGCCAAAGTGGTTTAAGCCATAGTAATTGAAGTCTAAGTCGTGGTAATCTTTCAATCCACAAATTTGAGCCATTCTTGTCATGATATCAATTGGCATATCACAAATATTAATAACCTTTGAATGTGGACGAAGACGACGACAAGCTTCAGCTACAATTGCAATGGTATTTGAATAGTTAATCATCCAAGCATTAGGTGAATATTCTTCCATCCAATCAATAATTTGAATAATAGCTGGAATAGAACGAAGACCGTATGCCATTCCTCCTGGTCCTGTAGTTTCTTGACCATTAACCCCATATCTTAAAGGAATCTTTTCATCTAAGCTACGCATGTGATATTTACCAACACGAATTGATCCCATAACGAAATCTACATCAGTAAATGCCTCTTTAGGATCAGTAGTATATTCGAACTCAATCTCTGGAGCTCTTTCTTTCATAATGATTGCTACTGCATCCCCAATTTTCTTTTGGCGTTCTGCATCGTTATCGTAGAACTTTAACTTTCTTAATGGAAATCTATCTTGATTTTGTAATAAGTTCAGTACAAATCCTGGTGTAAAAGTACTACCGCCACCAGCAATAACAACTGAAAACTTACGATTATCTTTAGTCATACAGTTTCTACTCCCTTTTTTGTGATTCTCTTTTAGATATATCTTGAAAGACTTTTCCTTGTCTTTCCTCTCAGCTAGCTTACACATTATTTATACCGCTATTTTTCAGCTTAGGAAAGCGGTTTCAAAAGTTAAGAATTCTATTTCAGATATTTTAAATATCTTGTCATAATCTGAAATATATTTCATTTTCTTAGTTTTAGCTTTTTACTAGAACTAATGGAGTAAGAAGCTTTTATTAATGATTTCTTCAAAATAATGGTCTGTACCATTGATAAGATATTTCACGTTATTAATATACTTGTATCTAACTTTAAAGAATAAATTATTATTTTTCGTGTTACCATTAGTACTTAGAAACTATTTAAACAAAAAAATGACAGATAATGATATCTGTCATTTTTCATCTATAACTTCAATTAATACTCTGAAGCACCAGAACTTGTATCAGTTTCTTCTTGCTTCTTTTCCACATGTTCTTCATGCTTAGATGCACCAGTTGCAATATCAACTCCATCTCTCTTATAAGTTGCACCAGTTGTAGCATCAGGATCATCTACTAGCTTTTGACCAGTAGTTTCACAGAAATATTTTACAAACGGATATATATCTTGTACCCATTCATAAGTTCCCACGTAATTTCCTTCATCGTCTTCAATTCGCTTATAATCATGCAAAATTAATTTATGACGATTGCCATTAGGAACGGGCATTTTTACCTCATCATGACCATCTACCTTGTTTCTTAAAGCATAAATAACTTTCTTAGCCTCAGGAATTACATTGCGAATATCTGGGTGAACGGCGCCCATTGTATCACCAACTTGATCTGGCGTACGTTTGGCGAGCATTTTCTTATTTGGATCAGTTGGTCTGTTATACCACAAAAATTGGTTATTATCATCTACATAAGTTAATTCACCAAACGCACGACGTAACATCCAATTAATTTGGTTAACGGTAAGAAGACCAGCATCCAATTTTACATAGTCGTCGCCTTCTGCTGCATGTACCTTTCTAGCAGCTTTGTTCAACCAATCTGGATCATTTTTATCGATACCTTCGACCGTGTATCGGGATTTGCCGGTTGCATCAAAGTCTTCTTTAATATAATCTTCTTCTTTTAAATCTTGTAGCCATTTAGGTTCTGCCATTTTATTTCACCTCATAAATCTACATCTCTTCAACCTGATTATACCCACTAACGAAAAGGCTTGCAATGCTTATATACAGTATTTTACATATAAAGTTGGCATAATATATATTTATGGAATATAGATTATTTTTTAAATTAAGTGTTGACTAAAAGTAAGTTGTACGATAATATAGCTTGTGAAAAGTAAGAAAGGAGCTAATGATTATGTTTAATGTACGTCAAGCAAATTCTTGTTGTTGTAATTGTCAAAAAAATTTGGCAATTATTTGGCGTACAGTCATTAGTTCATTCAAGAATTTCTCTAGTTAGAAACTAGCTTTTCAAAGTTATAACTATGGTTTTTCTCACGAGCTGTTGGCATTAGGCCAATGGCTCTTTTTTGTTTGCTTAGAATTGGAGTTGAATAAAGTGCAAACTACTCTCGTTGTTTTAATGGCCATCGCGATTCTAGCTGGTATGGCTTACTTACATAAAAAGAATTGGGGATTTACTAAATTAGTATTCCTCTCCCTTATCGTCGGAATCGTCTTTGGTGTTTCCCTTCAATTAATGTTCGGTGCTAACAGTAACATTGTAAAAAATAGTATCGACTGGATTTCCATTGTTGGGGATGGCTATGTTTCCTTACTACAAATGCTAGTAATTCCTCTAATCTTTGTGTCTTTAGTTGGAGCCTTCACTCAACTAAAAATGACTACTAAGATTAGAAAAATTGCTACCAGTGTTTTAGCTATTTTATTAGGAACTACAGCTGTTGCTTCCTTCTTAGGCTTCAGTAGTGTCGCTATTTTTAATTTAGGTGGTGCTGGCTTTGCTAAAGGAATATCTGCATCCTCCACTGCTCTTACCTCTATTAAAGATCATCAAGCTCAATTAAAAGGCTTGACCCTTCCTCAACAAATAACATCCTTCTTCCCGCAAAATATTTTTGCAGATTTTGCTGGAATGCGTTCAACTAGCACAATTGCAGTAGTAATTTTCTCTATTTTTGTCGGAATTGCATTCTTACAGATTAAGAAGGAAAAAGCAAACGTTGCTGCTACATTTGCACGTGGTATTCAAGCCCTACGTGCGGTTATCATGCGCATAGTTAAGATTGTACTTGAACTCACTCCTTACGGAATTTTTGCTTTGATTGCTAGAACTACTGCAACTAACAGTTTTGCCACAATGAGTAAACTACTAGTCTTTATTGTTGCAGCTTACCTTGCGATTGCTGTTATGTTCATTGTTCATGCAGTTCTACTTTTAATTAACGGAATTAATCCAATTACCTACTTCAGGAAAGCATGGCCAGTTTTAGTCTTTGCTTTCACTTCGAGAACTAGTGGTGGTAGTTTACCACTTAATGTACGTACTCAACGTGAATCAATGGGAGTAAGTGATACCATTGCCGACTTTGCCGCTAGCTTTGGTTTAACCATTGGTCAAAATGGATGTGCAGGTATTTATCCATCAATGGTAGCAGCAATCACTGCCCCACTTGTTGGAGTTAACATTTTCTCATGGCAATTTGTTTTAAGTTTAGTTGTAATTGACGTTATTTCTAGTTTCGGTGTTGCCGGTGTTGGTGGCGGTGCTACCTTTACTACTCTAATGGTCTTAGGTGCTCTTAACCTACCAGTAACAGTTTTAGGTGTTTTAATTGCCATTGACCCAGTTGTTGATATGGCCAGAACTGCCCTTAACGTTAACGATTCAATGGTTGCTGGTGTTATTACTGCTAAGCGTACCGGAGAACTAAACTGGAATACTTTTAATAATGAAAAATCTGATGTAGATGCTGAAGTTGAATAACTTAGCTAAAAATTTTTATTGACATTATTTTTTAAGCGTTGTAATATTATGACAACAAAATTAATTAAAGCTTAGAAAAGATGAGTAATTACTTAAGGCATCCCCCAGAGAGTCGGATTAGGTGCAAGCCGATGTTGCTGACGTAATGAAGATGGTCTTGGAGCTAAATTAAAGTGCAAGCTAATTTAAGTAAGCAGTTTACGATTGACGTTCGTTATCATGTCCGAGTCTTCCAAATTTTGGAGTACTCAGTGAGGAATTAATTGTAAGATTAATTTGAATGCAGGGTGGTAACACGCTATTAAGCGTCCCTAGTGTAGTTTAAAAACTATACTTGGGGCGCTTTTTCTTTTGCTTAATTAGTTTATTAAATTCAAAGGAGGGATTATTTTGAATATCAAAAAAGAATATTTTAGTGAACAGGTATTTTATCGAATATGTGGTTTTTATTTCATGATCCCTCTTGTCAGCGGATCTTCAAATTAATATTTAAAATTTCTAGTTAGAAGATGAGGTAGATATAATGACAACTTTAACCCATTACGATATTGTTGGTAGTTTTTTAAGACCAGAAGAATTAAAAGAAGCAAGAAAGAATTTCAGCCAGGAAAAGATCTCACAAGAAGAGTTAACTAAAATTGAAGATCAAGAAATTAAAAGATTAATTCAAAAAGAAGAAGAATTAGGATTAACAGCAGTCACAGATGGTGAATTTCGTCGTAGTTGGTGGCATCTGGATTTCTTATGGGGATTAAATGGCGTTGCCAAATATGATTACAAAGAGAGCTATAAGTTCCACGGAGCTAAAACTAGGACCGATAATGCAGAGCTATCTGGAAAAATTGCCTATAATCCTGACCATCCATTTTTTGATGCATTTAAATTTGTTAAGGCTAATGTAAAAAATGCAGTTGCTAAGCAAACGATTCCTTCCCCTACTCTCCTATTTAGGGACAATCGCTCTGACAATTGGCCTAACTTCTACGATAATAAAAAAGATTACTTAGACGACCTAGCTACAGCCTACAATAAAACAATCCAACATTTTTATGATTTAGGTTGTCGCTATATTCAAATTGATGATACTACTTGGGCTTTTTTGATCAGTAAATTAAATGAAACGCAAAATGATCCCAAAGAACATGAAAAATACGTTCAACTAGCAGAAGATTCGGTTTATATAATTAATAAATCACTAGAAAAGCTCTCCGATGATCTAACAGTCGCAACACATATTTGTCGTGGTAATTTCAAGTCTACTTTTCTTTTTTCTGGTGGATATGAACCAATTGCAAAATATCTTAGTCAGTTAAACTATGACCGCTTTTTCTTAGAATATGACAGTGATCGTGCTGGTGATTTGAAACCAATTAAGCAAATTTGGAATAATCGTGATAATGTTACCATCGTTCTCGGCTTGATTACTTCAAAAAATGGACAGCTAGAAAATCCTGATACAATCACAACTCGAATCAAGGAAGCAACCCAATTGGTCCCTTTAAATAATCTGGCTCTAAGTACCCAATGCGGTTTTGCTTCTACTGAAGAAGGAAATATTTTAAGTGAAGCTGATCAATGGAAAAAGATTAAATTTGTTGTTAAGATAGCAAATAATATTTGGAAAAGTTTTTAACGGAGGGAAATATTATGGGTAAAGTTGAAAGTTTTGAATTAGATCATACTAAAGTTAAGGCACCTTACGTTCGCTTAATTACTGTTGAAGAAGGTCAAAAGGGCGATAAAATTAGTAATTTTGATCTTCGTTTAGTACAACCTAATGAAAATGCAATTCCTACTGGAGGCTTGCATACCATTGAACACTTATTAGCTGGATTATTACGTGACCGCATTGATGGTTATATTGATTGTTCACCATTTGGTTGTCGCACCGGCTTTCACCTCTTAGTTTGGGGTACCCCATCCACTACAGAGGTAGCTAAGGCACTTAAAGAATCGCTTGAAGAAATTCGCAATAATATTACCTGGGAAGATGTTCCAGGAACTACGATTGAATCTTGTGGTAATTACCGGGACCACTCTCTTTTCTCAGCTAAACAATGGTCAAGAGACATTTTAGAAAAAGGTATTTCTGATGATCCATTCGAGAGACATGTTGTTGAATAATTTTTCTGAATAAATATAAAAATGCATTATTACTAATTCAAACTAGTAATAATGCATTTTTTAATTATTTTTCTTATATCTATTCCACAAAACTATGTTGCCAATTACTAGCATACATACCCAGATTAATGCTAGAACTATATTGTTTTGATAATTTTGTTTATTTTGAATATTAACCCAAATTATACTAAAGTATACTCCGCTCAGAATTGCACTTAAGGTAACACTAGTTAAGATAACTACTAAATTTGGTATTTTTTTCTTATAGTTTAGTAACTGAAGCCAATTGTAGACCATCTCACAAATTACGATTAACACTACCAGTAAGTCATACCACCATTCTTGCCGCTTAACAAACATATTTATCATATCAATGAAATAATAGCCACAAATCATTGCAAATAAATCTAAAGTAAGCAATTGTCCTATAATGGTGTTCTTTTCTTTTTCT
Protein-coding regions in this window:
- a CDS encoding PTS sugar transporter subunit IIA, which translates into the protein MFDFFKKKNKGLEVEAAVDGELIPITDVKDDVFSTKMLGDGYAIKPTSGEVHSPVEGDISTLFPTKHAIGIKTKEGLEILVHLGIDTVELEGSPFEMRIQKGDHVTAGQILGTMDLKQITDSGRDDSVIVVYTNMDLIDSISPVQKGSITSGDKVQTINFKKN
- a CDS encoding S-ribosylhomocysteine lyase, translating into MGKVESFELDHTKVKAPYVRLITVEEGQKGDKISNFDLRLVQPNENAIPTGGLHTIEHLLAGLLRDRIDGYIDCSPFGCRTGFHLLVWGTPSTTEVAKALKESLEEIRNNITWEDVPGTTIESCGNYRDHSLFSAKQWSRDILEKGISDDPFERHVVE
- a CDS encoding alpha-glucoside-specific PTS transporter subunit IIBC is translated as MMQKLQRFGAAMFVPVLLFSFAGIVVALGSLFNNATLFGSLANPTTGWYKVWDTISAGGWTVFNQECLLFVVGLPIGLANKSRSRAAMEALITYLTFNYFVGAMLSHWGAFFGVPNFNKIQITANATNGGLTEIAGIKTLDTNIVFSLIIAGIVVYLHNHYFDKKLPEWLGTFQGSTYVYFLGFFVMIPVAFLTCLIWPKVQLGINSMQQFIVSSGFVGIWIYSFLNRVLIPTGLHHLVYIPFQFGPAVVAGGLQPYWLKHLTEYAASTKPLSQIASVEGFQLYGNEKVFLVPFICWAFYATAKKNKKKQTSALLIPAALTSVFAGITEPIDFTYLFAAPVLWIVYSVMAATMNTVMWCFGLRGLMSDGAIGIASMNWLPLWAHHWHIYVMQFIVGIVFGFITYFIFKIMIEKFNYVTPGREADDEDVKLINKKEYKEKMAQQKAAQQATGVDANDPYIARAQAYLDLLGGPNNIEELSSCATRLRVTVKDPEKLGSDAQFKANKAVNVVHHGKAIQVIVGLDVAQVLERMQSLMENAGHDAKVSQEQDPEVEQAIGFIDLLGGRDNIKKLTPCSTRIRVEVYDPSKVADSKQFKDLGAHDITHKDNEIDIVIGLNAENIIDKMKENM
- a CDS encoding PAS domain-containing protein, whose translation is MAEPKWLQDLKEEDYIKEDFDATGKSRYTVEGIDKNDPDWLNKAARKVHAAEGDDYVKLDAGLLTVNQINWMLRRAFGELTYVDDNNQFLWYNRPTDPNKKMLAKRTPDQVGDTMGAVHPDIRNVIPEAKKVIYALRNKVDGHDEVKMPVPNGNRHKLILHDYKRIEDDEGNYVGTYEWVQDIYPFVKYFCETTGQKLVDDPDATTGATYKRDGVDIATGASKHEEHVEKKQEETDTSSGASEY
- a CDS encoding 6-phospho-alpha-glucosidase, which codes for MTKDNRKFSVVIAGGGSTFTPGFVLNLLQNQDRFPLRKLKFYDNDAERQKKIGDAVAIIMKERAPEIEFEYTTDPKEAFTDVDFVMGSIRVGKYHMRSLDEKIPLRYGVNGQETTGPGGMAYGLRSIPAIIQIIDWMEEYSPNAWMINYSNTIAIVAEACRRLRPHSKVINICDMPIDIMTRMAQICGLKDYHDLDFNYYGLNHFGWWKGVWDKKTGKDLMPELKKYVSKNGYWVGGDFDKDTEPSWEATFKKAADCYALEPNTLPNTYMQYYYYPQYEVKNADPHHTRTDEIREYRQKIVFGECERIVKEGTAENNMWDRNATHSEYIVDICHAIAYNTGEKFLANIPNNGAISNMDPDSIVEVPCLFTSHGVEPMATGKAGIFQRGLMMEQQTCEKLVVDAYEQHSYEKMWEAFALNKTVPDALVAKKILDDMIPENKPYWPELK
- a CDS encoding vitamin B12 independent methionine synthase, with the translated sequence MTTLTHYDIVGSFLRPEELKEARKNFSQEKISQEELTKIEDQEIKRLIQKEEELGLTAVTDGEFRRSWWHLDFLWGLNGVAKYDYKESYKFHGAKTRTDNAELSGKIAYNPDHPFFDAFKFVKANVKNAVAKQTIPSPTLLFRDNRSDNWPNFYDNKKDYLDDLATAYNKTIQHFYDLGCRYIQIDDTTWAFLISKLNETQNDPKEHEKYVQLAEDSVYIINKSLEKLSDDLTVATHICRGNFKSTFLFSGGYEPIAKYLSQLNYDRFFLEYDSDRAGDLKPIKQIWNNRDNVTIVLGLITSKNGQLENPDTITTRIKEATQLVPLNNLALSTQCGFASTEEGNILSEADQWKKIKFVVKIANNIWKSF
- a CDS encoding MurR/RpiR family transcriptional regulator encodes the protein MANLKRRVWEKSGELSESEKEIIRFLFSNPTLCSHLSLSKLAQKLYVSESSIFRLCKKIGLSGYSELRFELSDLSHEKKMNIIDIATEVENANQEVLKYYNTLDLEKIFSDIEGANTIYLYSTGWSQELIAKYLAHELFMIGKRAVILPSAIEELRIVSRRAVTGDMLFIISYSGDNIQIRDEISKIKLLNNKITMVSFTTLKPTQLVSLADYSFFFRTLKFQKVFGGEESANDTFSPAYTFIDLLIANYCQWEMQKRGIDYVDYDEE
- a CDS encoding L-cystine transporter, producing the protein MQTTLVVLMAIAILAGMAYLHKKNWGFTKLVFLSLIVGIVFGVSLQLMFGANSNIVKNSIDWISIVGDGYVSLLQMLVIPLIFVSLVGAFTQLKMTTKIRKIATSVLAILLGTTAVASFLGFSSVAIFNLGGAGFAKGISASSTALTSIKDHQAQLKGLTLPQQITSFFPQNIFADFAGMRSTSTIAVVIFSIFVGIAFLQIKKEKANVAATFARGIQALRAVIMRIVKIVLELTPYGIFALIARTTATNSFATMSKLLVFIVAAYLAIAVMFIVHAVLLLINGINPITYFRKAWPVLVFAFTSRTSGGSLPLNVRTQRESMGVSDTIADFAASFGLTIGQNGCAGIYPSMVAAITAPLVGVNIFSWQFVLSLVVIDVISSFGVAGVGGGATFTTLMVLGALNLPVTVLGVLIAIDPVVDMARTALNVNDSMVAGVITAKRTGELNWNTFNNEKSDVDAEVE